The Anoplopoma fimbria isolate UVic2021 breed Golden Eagle Sablefish chromosome 1, Afim_UVic_2022, whole genome shotgun sequence region cttattttatcAGCAACTCAAACTGAGAGCATAAAAGCAATTTATATGGTCAAAAAAATATTGCTTCTGACATGCATCAAATAGCCAAAATCTTACACAAGTTTGTCTCAttcaacacatacacagactgCTTCTTGTACAGGAAATACAGCATAATTATACACCAAAGAAATGCAATATCACAAATTAATAATCAATGGACATAACTGGAAAGCATGCTGATACTGAAAAAACTATCTCAACCGCTGTTTAAACTCTCCTTTGTTCTCTACAGGTTGTTGAGCTGGTCCGTGCTCCTGTTGTAAATTGGGTTTTTGAATTCACCATCTGACAGGGAAACAATGGAGAAGTAGGAGAACTGTTAAACCACAGTATTATTTCATCTCGAGCATGCCCATAGACGAAGTCAGCCCTCACTTTTCTTGGCTCTCTTCTTTTTCCCCAaacctgctgctgcaaaaacaagagaataatgtaacaataaactgtttattCTCACGCCCAGATAAATAATTCTGACAGATGATACAAGATAAAGCATAATGAATCTAAATACCTTTGTGTTGATTCTCTGCCTGAGTTGCCATGGCTTGTTGGTTGTTGATTTCACCTTGGTTAACTGTGTAGTAAAATAGATAGAAGTGAAAGTCCTGACAGCACTGaaataatgcaatataataAAAGATGCGTATTTTACCGTAAAAATGCCGACCCACACTTGCTTGCCGTAATCTGCTGAAGAGCTCTGGAGGGGTGAGACTGAGTTACTCCAGTTTGTCATGACAAGATGATAAAAGAGTCATCAATAATACAAACCGCAGTCATTTTGCTGAATATTATTATGCACCTATATGAAATCCCTGTTTTGCTCTCTGGCTATCCATCCTCTTAAACTCGTTCAGGTTGGGATACATTCCACTGGTGCTTTGAGTGGGTTGAGACCTGGTTGGATCTGGCAGATCTCCTACTGGATTGCAGTAATTTCTGCTGAGGTCATCCTCCTGGTTGGATGGGTCTTGGTCATCATTTTctgatatataaaaagaaaaggttgagAAAACAACGACTTAGACAATCGTGATGTTTGAGTTGGGATAACAGAGACATTTGAGTTTTAAGAAGGTGACTCAATAAATGACACGGAAAGAACGGatcaaagaaagaagaagaagagcagtgTGAACGCACCGTAAACAAGATTATCGTTGCCCCCTCCTGTAGGAAAAGGAAACACGTCATGTACAGTGACACAGTATTCTTGTCAAGAAAGACATATCAGAAATATCACTTGTCCTCGTCGACTTGTGCATCACATATACCactgtgtatatgtttgtgttgttaccTCTCTGCTGATGATCTACTGGCCCTCTGCCTGTTTCCTCAGGTGGAGCACTGGCACCTTTAGTGGGACATTATATGAGGCACCATGAATGActagttggacattttgggtGACATGCTTGTTTACTTTCTTGCCacgagttagatgagaagattgataccactcgtGGTCTTCTTGACAAAGAAATTGAATTGACGAGTTTCCCAAACTTACATATTCTTTGTAAGGAAAGATGCATTGCTGTATATGTGTCtctattgtttacattttcattgtcCTGTGcatgatttatctttttaaataactaaacaGATGCCCTAACTGGCTGGAATCAAGCCTACTGTACTGTTATTcctgtgttttaatgtaaatgtaactttgTACCGAGCAAAACTGTAGAGAAGGATCTAACgtaaatgttaaattatgaCATTGTTGCTTACCCGCAGTGCCTTCTCTTTCCACATTGTATGTATTGCCCATTGTTTTGTTATAACAgcacactgaaacaaaaaatagtattttaaataacCAACCAATCCATCCATGAAATGAGTGTCAGACTGGGTGGATACTCACATATGCACTTCATGCAGCAGTAGCCACCGATGCTCAGCAGTATGAAAGCAATCACGCCAACACAGATGTAGATCACTAGCAAAACCTCCTCGCTCATAGCACCTGCACGGTTAGCTGTGGTTTAACAAAGATGCATTTAACAGGAAACTCTAGCACATTCACTTGTCCCCTCACATGTGTCTGGCCTACGAAATTTGTGACCACGGAAAGGAAGGAGGCCGCACGTTTCTGCAGAGGCTGCCGTTCAGTATCTAGGAAGCATCACCTGAAAACCTTTCAAACAGAAATCCTCTTACCTTTCTCAGCCACCAACTCCACTTGAAGACACTCACGTCCATGTTTACAGCGATAACTCCCCAGGTCAGAGTTTTGAAGCTCATCGATGAGGATGGAGTAGTTCCCCTCTGAGCCCTGGTTTGGAAAGGCTTTCACCCGACCATACCTGTGGTCCAGGAACCTAATGCGACCCTCGGATGTGAGATGGACCAGGTCCAGCCCAGTGGTGTTGGCCCACGTCACCCAGTTCATGCTACTTGTATCAAAGTTGCatgggaggaggacagaggagccaaGCTGAGCGCTGACTGTCTGCATCTCACAAACATCTGAATTTGGCTCAGTGTagtttttaaaatctgtctcTTCTTAACgtgaagagagaaacacaagaacaagaTTTAAATTTTAGGTTGGTTATATCAGTTAACCATGAGTACCAACAGTACAAGCTCTTTGTCCTTTTATTCAAGACTGTGATGTCTAGACATCTTCTAATGAACTGCCAGGGTTGAgaataaattgatttaatgtAACTGGATAACAATAATAACGGCAAATTGAGCAGAAATGCTagagaatataaaaataatacatttatttaagacaCTGAATAAACACTCATGTTAAACTGAAACCTATAATCTTTTAAAGAGtgatttcactttaaaaacCCTGACAGAATGAAGCTGGCATTCTTACAAATACGCTCTTTATTCCTAAgtgtattaattaatttagaaataaatatataaaattaaagattaaataaatgatattattGTTAACAACAAATTTGACTCGGGGGGGGGCATCTGCTGTATAGTCTATATATAATTTACcatattaaaatacaatactAACATTATAGTCTACTTAGTCTTCTGTCAAAAGATTTGCCAAGCTTTTAGTACAAAAATTCAAAAATCCAAGCACAAAATTTCACAGATCAAATTACGTGAATTAAATGAACAAACTGTTAATACAGAAAAAGAGGCCACATTTTTTATGGTCgtttttacattaattatattttcattctcaAATTTTTACAAAAGGACTTACCATTTGAAGACACGAAAATAAAGCACAAGGCTAAAAGGACAATCCACCTGTCAGCATTCATTGTCAGCATCTCGTCTGGTGAACAGAAATGTGTCATG contains the following coding sequences:
- the LOC129089725 gene encoding uncharacterized protein LOC129089725 isoform X4, with the protein product MLTMNADRWIVLLALCFIFVSSNEETDFKNYTEPNSDVCEMQTVSAQLGSSVLLPCNFDTSSMNWVTWANTTGLDLVHLTSEGRIRFLDHRYGRVKAFPNQGSEGNYSILIDELQNSDLGSYRCKHGRECLQVELVAEKANRAGAMSEEVLLVIYICVGVIAFILLSIGGYCCMKCILCCYNKTMGNTYNVEREGTAGASAPPEETGRGPVDHQQRGGGNDNLVYENDDQDPSNQEDDLSRNYCNPVGDLPDPTRSQPTQSTSGMYPNLNEFKRMDSQRAKQGFHIELFSRLRQASVGRHFYVNQGEINNQQAMATQAENQHKAAGLGKKKRAKKNGEFKNPIYNRSTDQLNNL
- the LOC129089725 gene encoding uncharacterized protein LOC129089725 isoform X6, producing MLTMNADRWIVLLALCFIFVSSNETDFKNYTEPNSDVCEMQTVSAQLGSSVLLPCNFDTSSMNWVTWANTTGLDLVHLTSEGRIRFLDHRYGRVKAFPNQGSEGNYSILIDELQNSDLGSYRCKHGRECLQVELVAEKGAMSEEVLLVIYICVGVIAFILLSIGGYCCMKCILCCYNKTMGNTYNVEREGTAGASAPPEETGRGPVDHQQRGGGNDNLVYENDDQDPSNQEDDLSRNYCNPVGDLPDPTRSQPTQSTSGMYPNLNEFKRMDSQRAKQGFHIELFSRLRQASVGRHFYVNQGEINNQQAMATQAENQHKAAGLGKKKRAKKNGEFKNPIYNRSTDQLNNL
- the LOC129089725 gene encoding uncharacterized protein LOC129089725 isoform X5 encodes the protein MLTMNADRWIVLLALCFIFVSSNETDFKNYTEPNSDVCEMQTVSAQLGSSVLLPCNFDTSSMNWVTWANTTGLDLVHLTSEGRIRFLDHRYGRVKAFPNQGSEGNYSILIDELQNSDLGSYRCKHGRECLQVELVAEKANRAGAMSEEVLLVIYICVGVIAFILLSIGGYCCMKCILCCYNKTMGNTYNVEREGTAGASAPPEETGRGPVDHQQRGGGNDNLVYENDDQDPSNQEDDLSRNYCNPVGDLPDPTRSQPTQSTSGMYPNLNEFKRMDSQRAKQGFHIELFSRLRQASVGRHFYVNQGEINNQQAMATQAENQHKAAGLGKKKRAKKNGEFKNPIYNRSTDQLNNL